DNA from Pomacea canaliculata isolate SZHN2017 linkage group LG9, ASM307304v1, whole genome shotgun sequence:
tgaataaaatattgaatgaGAGGGGTATATTTCAAgtaattttcaaaagaaaaatgacacaGATGTTATGTCCTTTATAATTGATTAACAAAAATTTACGTTTACCTGTGTGGATGTAAGCTGACTGTGTTGCACTTGAAAGACTACAAACCAACTGATAGTCAACCCTTCAAGAAtataagcatcagcaaacagttGACACCATAGCAAACTTAAACTAAGTCctcatataaaaatgaaaaactgaaGAGTGAGCATtggggccctatgctcctcgaggagtaactgAGAAGCAAGCAGAAAAGTACTCTtgattatgcaaaatatttcttaaaagagATTGATTTTGAAACCGGATTTGAAGGGTTTGATAGTAGACACAATctgaagagggaaaaaagtgaaacattaaaaactaaaatgataACATAGTAGTAAAtatattgcatatttttcaaCCATCATCTCCCCACAAAAAAGGTTGTTGCCACCTTAAACACATGGTTACATGGTGTTTCATTTTCAATTATAtccaatatttaaaatattgttccaTTGTCATAGAAAATGTTTCAACACGTAGCTGTACTTCAGAAGGCAGTTCCAAAAAAAGACATCCTCTTTATGCTTGGTAACTGGAACGCCAAGGTTGGCCCGGACGCCTTCcagcaatgggcaggaacagtgGGCAAATTTGGCCTGGAGAAACCAGGATCATCAGACTCTTAGAATTTGTGCAGAGCCAGAGGCTCACCTTAGCCAACACCTTACGGCCCCACAAAAATCAAGACATGACACTCATCAGACAGATTGATCCATAATCAAATTGACTATATCCTGCTGCTGAGATGCTTCAGATCCAGCAGCAACAAGGCTAAGACAAGGACATACCCTGGCTCTGACATAGATAGTGACTATGACCTTATTTTAATGAAAGTGAAGCGACTCTCAAACACCCCTCCCCTCGATGTCGCTTTGATTTGGAGAAACTGCAATGACAGTGATcaattttatttgtcccaggaggcaatttgaacatggtaaggtgctctagttataaagtaaaagttagaaataaaaataagaaatgaagttCGTTGTAATAGTaaagcagagatctatatgAACAGGGTACAACTtaaagaggtaagcagcttcaagtactttgGAGCCACCCACTCCAAGGATGACAGTTCCATGCCAGATATCCATATCATGAatgcaacagcagcaatagCTAGCCTAGATAGGATCTAGCATAGCCATAAGGTTTACTACCAAGTACAAGGTATACAGCTCCCTGGTAGTGCTGATCCTGCTCTGTGGATGTGACATGTGGGCTCTGCTCGCcaagacagaaaggagaatctAAGCATTCGAGAACAAATGTTTGAGGAGGATGCTTcagatctcatacagagaacacaaaatcaataactttgtatgaaacaagatggccacactcatagaacaccaggaacctctacttccAACAGTCAAGCAACCCGGCAtgacaccttgtcaaagactatccttcaacTGGCTTACGAATGTAGCTGGACTGGTCatctgtacaggacctgctgactatcacaataggcaagagtggctgGCCCAGTCTACAGccgtgtctatccatgtgctcccccctacaacaggtgccggtcaaggaCAACTGACTGACTTCAGATCTAACCCTGCTAATCTAAGCATGCAACTCATTGTAACTTGGCACATTTGCAACATTGGCTTTTAATTGATTATTgctttaagattaaaaaaaaaaactactcagaattgtgctttttaaataaatgttgaatCATGATTTTCATCACATGTATAGCCTACTGAAGCATGTAAGTCAGACATGTGAGAATCAGAAATAATATGTGCTAGCTTGCTTTTTCTATGGATTATAATGGTTATTATGGAGATTATTAGAGACATCACACCATTTTACCTTCAGCAGGAAACAGATTTCAAGCGTTGAAATCTAGACAATTGAAACCACTACTCAACACAACAGATCCTGCCATGAACAGATCAATcctttatgatttaaaaatatcaaaataattgaAAGTTTACCTAACATTCcctataaaatgttttgcattctGTTGTAAAGGCATTCCAGAGCATCATGATTGAGTTTGCATGAACATATGTATGCCTGAAATGATCATCTTAACAAGACTAATTATTCATTTTGCATGCAGTACCCCAATGAGCAGGCCCTGCTGTGTGACTTTGAACTTATGTTCAACAATGCCCGCCACTACAACGAAGAAGGCTCACAGGTGTATCAGGATGCTGACACTTTGGATCGCATTTTGCGGACAAAATGGCGGTCCATGAGCCAGTCGCGGGCTCTCACAAGCAAGCGGTGAGTGTCTTGTGTGAAAGGgatatttataataatgaacTTTAGACTCATAGAACTGCTAGATATAGTTAATAAGAGCAGATAGCTATGCAAAAGTGTGCTTATTACATCCTCACCTTCATGTTTAGGTCAAGGTCAAAAGTATCATCACCCTTGTCTCAGAAGCTCCAAGACATGTATGAAACAGTACGCGACTACCAAGATCGTGCAGGCCGAACGCTGTCCACCCCTTTCATCAAGCTGCCTCTCAAGAGCGTAAGCTGTTTAAACCCCCCACCTAAACTGATggtatttcatttctttttaagccATCTAAGTTTTagtctttttatgtttatggCATTAAGTAAGACTAATTAAAACCTCAAGAGGGGCTCTAcgcctcacttttttttcagctacattattttcaacattgtAGCACATTTTGTGATTTTCAGAAACTATTCCTACCTTTTGCTTACAGCTATTCCCATCACAACTTTTATATGAAAAGCAGTGGGCCCATTATATTATCTGGGGTTGGGGGGTTGGTTTGCTTTTGAAATGAAGATTGTACTGTGGGTGACAGGACTACCCAGACTATTATGAAGTGATAAAGAAGCCAATGGACATGCAGCGTATACAACAAAAACTACTGGCTAACCAGTATGAGAGTGTTGAGGACATGGTGGCTGACTTTGTGCAAATGTTTGATAATGCCTGCAAGTACAATGAGCCAGAGTCAGTCATCTATAAGGTGAGAGGTTTGTCTCCCCCATgatatgaaatttttttcagcattcCTCCTTGTGTTTTGCTGAAAAACTGATATAGCGACTTACTTTAGGTTTAAAAATGGCCTTGCAAGTAGTTATTCTGCAGTTCAATGCTTGACAATTTGCTGAGCCATTCAAGTGGCAGTCGCTACAACAGTGTAATATCATGAATATCTATTTAGTTGCAGTTGACACTTGTCTTACAGACTAGCTGTGCTTCTTTTTATTCACCACTTCATGTGCCGTTATCCCTCGTAAAATACAAGACGATTTTATAATACAATATGTAGTTTGATATGTCCATGATAGTCACCTTGTCTGCTTGGCATAGGATGCTCTGACACTACAGCGGGTGGTGTTcgagaagaaaatggagttgACTGCTGAGGGTACAAATAATGTCCCTGATGTCAAAGCTTTGGTCCAGGAGCTTATTCGGAACCTCTTTATCTCCACTTACAACTCCCAGGTCAGCCTGCCATTTTACTTCTGCCAGTTTTCTTGTCAAAATGGTGGTCAGTACAACTTACTAAGCAGATGCGTAGCATTCAGGAGAAACCCCTCTACTGGAGGATTTTCATTGTGTGGTTTATCTTTGTTGGGTCTGATCTGTGGTCTTATTTTCTGTTATGCTGCATCAGTGTATGTCCATTATCATGCAAATACATTTGTGTGCTGTGGTGAGTAAACATTattatggatttaaaaaaaatgaaagcaagcaTTGTTGTCAACACCATCATGCTCAGACATACTGTCTGTTTGGATCTGTAGGATGACGAGGGACGTTGCTATAGTGACTCCTTTGCTGAACTGCCAGAACTGATTGAAAGAGACAAAGCACCTGGTGATGAGGATCCCCCAGAGTGAGTTGTCAGAGTGGCTTTGTGAAGTTATCTGCCCTTAGTTTAAGTGAGGTGTGAAATTGTCTGCAGTTAATTGGTGACTCGTGAAGTTTCTTTTTGGGACTTGTGCAGTCATCAGAAGTTGTTGCTGACTTGTCAAATTATTGGTAGTTACTAGGGGATCTATGATGTTGGTGCCAATCTATTGTTGACAGAGAATGTCAAAAGTTATGTCAGTGCAGTATATAAAAAGctaataaattttttataagACTTTAGCAGCTGATCacaattttgtcaaaaaataagCACCTGTATCATGAAgttacttttctctttcatttgtGAAATAACTTGGCTTTTTCATCACATGCAGGCGTTTATTGACCTTTGACCAGATCAAGAGAAATATTGACAGGGTAAGTTTTGTATATCATTAGCATTAGAAGTGCATCACAAAAATCTGTCAATAGAGATTCAGTGCTAACATGACAGGTATGAATATGGCAACAAGTAGTGGAATGGTTTGCTCTGGTAATCAGCCAAGGCTAGGCATATTGCTACATGTCATGACACATCcatagttttaaaatgtttacttttgtaaCTTTTAAATGAGTACAATTGAAAATAAAAGGCTTGTATCTTctgatatatacacatatatgttattgtttatatttctatatgTATAATATTTAGTCCTGTTTTACATTCAATACAAAGATGGAAAATAAAGCTTTAATTATAGATTTACTTTTTAGAAAAATAGAGCTACCATAGTGCTGGTTATACAACAATTTTAGAGCAtgttttttgcatctttttgtgAATTCAGAGctcttttattgtctttctaTGCAATAAGGATTCTTATTAAAGTggttgttttcttcatcattattgTAGTTATCAACAACAGATTGGGTGGTTGTCATTGACTACCAAAAGCATCCCCCTTTTTACTGCACTGTTACTTCTTATGCTCATGTGTTGCTGTGACTCAGGACCATAATGCGTATGATATAACATGTACTCAAACATGTGTTTGCCTACACTTGAAAGATCTAAAACTGTCTAGTAGCAGCAGTGTTTCGTTTTCTGCTGCATTGTTAGTTTCTCTTCTTAAAAGCAGTTGTGACAGCTGGCCAAGTTTTTAAATAGCTGTAGTCTGGAGTCATCTAGTTCCTCCTTTGTAGCACAGTACTTGTTCTGATCCCGACATTTTGATTTACAGGGACGATACAGGAGAATGGATCGATTCCAGGAAGACATGTTCAAAGTGTTTGAGAAGGCCAGAAAATTCAGTCGAATTGATTCTCAGGTAAATGGATTTTCACTTTCATGACTTTATTAATGGGCTGttgtaaaaaacaaacagataaaaattattgactacATCGGTCATGCCGGCAGCAAATTCTTTCAAGTTTGTCAGTTCTATAGATCTTGGTATGACCATGAAATATTTGTCAGATTAAAATTTGCACATTGATTCACACTTAGATTATGCTTGCCACagatgttgacagtgtgtaTTTGAACATTTTATCTCTGAGTGAAATTTTATCGGTGTCTTTGATTGCTCCTTGAAGGGTTGCAATTGCTTGATACGAAGACACATGTATTGGAGAGTATGGGTTGAGTTTACTTTTACCTCAACAGCTGTATGAAGATGCAGTGGAAATGCAATTGCTATTCATCAAAATTCGTGATGAGCTTTGTAAAAATGGAGAGCTCCTACTGACTCCTGCTCTGAGTTACACTGAGCGCCACCTGCAGAATGCTCTGGaaacagagaagagagaaaaacttgCCATAGAACAGAAAgaggatgaagagaaaaagaaaggaggagagTCAGAAGAAAAGTTGGAAGAAGTGAAGCTGGTGAGTGACGCTCATGCTCATGACTGTCAAATGGAAAAAATTAATACTTATAGGAAGCAATGTACAAGATGGAAAATGAACCTCAAAAGTTCTACGCACTTTGATTCAATAAGTATCTTTTATATAAAGACCTGAGAGACCATGTTGGCTATACTTGTTTTTTATACTAAAGTTGTGTTTGTAGCTGATTAACAATTTTATGTATATCCATCCCAGGAAcgttttgttttccatttacCTTGTAGACTGGTTAGATATCATTATTTTTGGTGTTGCAGTCCTCAGATGAGCCAAGTGAAAATGAAATTGTGTACAAAGATCAGACGTACAAAATTGGTGACTTTGTCTACATTGAGCCCAGGTATATTTCTTTACACACCTGTTTCCCAGAAAAAGGATATTTTTGTTCTAATTGATCTTATTGAGTAGTAGACAATTCTATTAATTATAACCTcaagaaaattcttttaaaagcaCTTTCAGacattctttaattttaatatagAAATCTCACCATATTTTAATATAGATATCTCTACTTTCTGTTCATTCAaccaaagaaaaaggagaacaTTTTGTTagcaatttctttgttttatgattattaATGGGGATTACTGTCAAGGACAGGAGAAAGACAGGtagttaaaataattaaattgcaTGTTTTGCTGGAGTGATGTTGAGAATGTTGTAAAGAGAATCTTTTAATTATGATTGGCATGGTGATGGGATTGCAGAGAGGAGAATCTGGAACCACACATCATGGTAATCGAGTCTTTCCATGTAGATGAGAATGGTGCACGCATGATGAAAGGCAGCTGGTTTTATCGTCCTCCAGAAACTTATCACCTAGCGACGCGGAAGTTTCTAGAAAAGGTGAGCACCCCCCAAAATTTTCACCAATGTTTACAAGGAGTATAGCCTTTTGGATTAATTTTGAAGTGATattgttctatttatttattagttctcTTGCCAGAAGGGCTTCTTCTCTCtgatacttttttaattttttttttttgttttgtcaaaagGAGGTATTCAAGAGTGATACATCCCATGGAATCAGCATGTCTCAGATCATGGGGAGATGCTATGTTATGTTTGTCAAGGACTACTTTAAACTCAGGCCAGAGGTAAGATCAAGAATCAATTGTATCAAGGTTTTATTTGGGATGAGCAGGTACATAATAGCAGAAGTACTTAGTACTTTGCTGTGGGTCTGGTTCGATGTTAGCTATTTTGTGTCCTATTGCTGTCAagtatattcacacacatatgttcacacatacatatgtgtgtgtgcatgcagatgcaaaaatataaaataatcaagaaCTTTAACAACCATAATCACATTAATAAGAATGTCATTGTTGCATCATCTCACAAATTTAATTGCATTCAGAATTGTGCTACATGTCTAAAGCAAGCCAATAGATCAACTCAGTTGCTATCttagttgtatgtgtaaaaaGAAAGTCCGGAACTACAAATGATGTCTTTTCAGATACACATGTGTGAATACAAATGATAATGAGCATTGCATTCTCATTTGCTGGTCTGTTGGCAGGGTTTACCTGACAGAGATGTTTATGTCTGTGAATCCAGATATAATGTCCGCAACAGGtgctttaagaaaataaaggtaTGACAGtgattattgtaaaaaaaattgtcagagaACTAAAGGTTTTTCCTTtaaatctaaaaaaattattacattgcacatttttttttaattatctctgTGTTTTGAAAGCTGGTTTTGGTGGCACAGTAAATTCACCTTAATCATTCCATTTTACAGtgcttaacttttttttaactttaagtaTTTAACTTAATGTTTTGTAACCTTTTTGTCACCTGTTGTTCTACAGGTATGGCAGGTACCACGAAATGATAGCATTGGCATTGTGCCTCGTGATCTCCCATTGGTGCCCATTCGTGTTGCTTCTGTCTTTGCCACAAAAGAGCCCAGTGAGGTCAGGGAGCCAGATGATGGTGATGTCAGCATTCTAGAAAAATTTCGAGAGGTCAGTCCAAGCTGAGgcaaaactttgtatttttcacaTAAGCTCTCTGACACTGAAAACCAAGCCTAAAGACAGATGACATTTGTCACAATAAAGTTTCTcttcatgattttaaaaaagcagctcAGTGATTACCTTTTGTTTAGATTTTTGACTTTTTAGCACATGCAGTATATTCTAATTTGGCAGTTCAAAATAGTCATGCatataaattctttttaataaaataaataataaataaagagaattgAAATAATATAGATGAAGGTTAGCTTTagatttaaaatttgtgtataaTAAATTTGCATGTGCACACTGCATTCCTGGTCACAagcacacattctctttcttctcccctctttgtcttacaTTTAGCCTGCATACCATCTTAGCCAGAACTATCTTGCCCTATACTGATATACTCTTTACAATGTGTCTGGCTTCTCACATCTGGGATGTTTGACGTTGCAGAATGTTTTGTCTGAGGCGGCACCAGAAGATGGCAATACCTACTATGACCAGTATATTCACTCCACAGGATGTTTGAAACTGGGTCAGTATTAAACCTGCCACAACAGTGCTAGAAGATTGTCTAACTTTTAGCCACTCTACAAGGCTTCCAAGAATAATATTTTGCTAAATTCTTCTGAGATTCTGGAAATGAAAATTGTATTAATGGCTGCAGGATGTGAAGTTGAGTATGAAAGCTGTGCTTGATTGTTTcaaatttctttgcaaaatttttGTCAAGCGATTGACAGAGCAAAGCTAGGGGCAGTAATACTAAAAAGTAAGCCTCAAGGAAGGGGAAGTTTGTTACAATGAAGTGGCGAAggttgaaatatatatataaatctaaactgtattttaaaaaaaatcaggatgattatatgttaaaaaaaaaacgtgctTTTGACTTTAttaaagtttagtttagtttagtccttgttactcctcgaggagcacatGGCCGCAAGCATTAATAAAATATGCAGCATATTTGTTTATCTGAAGTAGTCATCATATAAATCTCCATGGATGGTCAGAGGAAGGAAATTGTGTTGTAACTGCCtgaaaataagtaaattaaCCATGGCATGTTTGAGATGATATTAACCATGtccatgtttgaaatgaaagacttcagatttttttctatgcTGTGCAGGAGACTGCGTGTATGTTCGATCAGACAGAGACTATCCACTCATTGCCAGAATTGATAAAATCTGGACAACACCAGTGTCAgtagcattttgttttccttttctgataTTTGGATACATTCAtttgtgttcctttttttttaaatttaagtttaaatttaaatgtgcATTGTGCTTGACTATTGACTGCTGAGGACTTTGCATCATTTTAAGTTCTCCATCATTACACCAGGCTAAAAAGATGCATGACTGTCTTGGTGTGATGTGAAAACTATTTGTGCATTGCATGCCTGATGGCAAAACTAACCTGCTTTCAGAGGAGATGCCTTTTTCCATGGATGCTGGTTTGTACGCCCTTCAGAAATTGAGCATTCACCAACTCGACTTTTCTATAAACGGGAAGTCTTCCTGAGCTCCATTGAAGACACAAATCCACTAGATAGCATTATTGGCAAGTGCTGTATCTTGCATATCAAGGAGTATTGCACCTGTGAGTTTCATTGCATtttttagtatatatatatatccatttgttgcttttgtgtttAAGAGAGAGATTGAATGTACAcacattctgtgtgtgtaagagagagcaagatcgtgtgtgtgtaaaagagaaagagataaaacatgtataagagagaatgtgtatgtgagagagagagagagagagagagagaaaatgtgtgtgtgcatgcacatgcatatatCTTTATGTGATAAAAGtagttttcttttgcttgtatcttaaaaagaaatccagataaaatgtaaaatttatagcTGTATAACCCTTTGATAATTATATGAGTCATCTGTGTCATGTTAACAGCACGACCAACTGAGATGCCAGAGTTTGACATCTACATCTGTGAGTCTAAGTACCATGAGCTGGAGCACTCCATCAAGCGCCTTGGCAAGGGACTGAAGGTAGGATGTCACATAGCAATTATTGTTCTCATTATAGTTTTTGCCAGGTCACTTGGTAATATCAAAGACAAATAATttacaagaaacatttcaatttttttgtttcagttacatttatttgtcatctTTAGACCAACCATCACATTTTTAGGTTTGACGGtcctttgtaaatatttatgatcTTTGGGTGTTAGTTGAATAGCctttgtaaataaatcaaaaccTTTAGAGACATTTATGGTTGAGTAGTTGCAATCTTTCTCTGCAGAAACCTGCTTTATCACAGAAAGTCACCGATGATGAAATCTACTTCTTCAGAAAGCCAATAACACTTcagaaagtaaatataaaacattttgtgtctTATTGAATTTTAAACCTTGGCCTTTTAATGCTGTCAGTATTCTTTTGCATATAATTTTTTCTCTAAAGCTATAAAAGCATTATGTAATTAACTGAAATTATATGGCTAGAAAACATGTTCTTTAATTATAGAAATACAGTTCATAATTagtttataaaatgcattctatagctgtccaatttattattatatacaaataataataattacaaattatAGAATTAGTTAATCCTTTTGGCTTCAACTGGAACATAAGGGAGCATTGAATTTCTTCCTGCCATCTTGGTCCCGGGCAAGCCAGCTGACTTCATTCAACAGTTCACACCTAGATGTctgcttctctttcttcctcctggTGGTATTCATCTGAAGTCAGTTTGTGGATGCCTGGTCTTGTCCATCTACAGGATGTGGCCTAGCCACCTCCATTTATGTTTCACCTCCTCCAAGATGTTGATGATGCCAGCGTGTCTGCTAATTTCTGTGCTCGTGACTTGCAGTTTCCAGTGAATTCTGAGAATTTGACAAAGGCTTCCTCAAAGCCTCTGAGCCAGCTCTTGATCTTCTTGTTGATTCTGTAGGTTTCTAATGCATCTAGGAGCATCCATCAAACTTTTTAGATTTTCATCTTGGTAATGATTTGCAATCATTCTGCAGCCTGTTGAAAGCTTGTCTTCTAGATCAGTTCTAGTGAAGATGTCTTTTGATGTTGCTGTTAGTTGAGAGGTAACTGCTGAGATACTTGAAGTCCTGCACTTCCTTCAACTCTTCATCACATacctttgttttcattgttctgTTGCTCATCAACTTGGTCTTGTCAGTGTGGATCTTTGCATTTAGGTCCCCCATTACAACAAGGTCATGTTGTAGTGTTTTGTGTATCTGTTCTTGAGGTAAGAaagttctttttccttctctgttTTGGCCTTTTCTGTTGGCGCTTAGTGCTCTAAAATGGTGGATATTTGTTCCTGTAGAAGAACCTCGTTTTGATGATAGCTCCCTCCCTAACAGACTATACTTCACCTTCTTGCCCATCATGATCCCCACTCCCCTCgatgagttcatttctcgtctcgggcatgctgttctttctctgcatgtggcatctgtttacaggctgccttgccataatatagcctcagttgctggcacagcgtaaaataagcggtccggtggcgcaacggttagcgctgttagcgcctgtcaccaatacagtgaaggttggctgccctgagttcatttctcgtctcaggcacactgatctttctctgcacgtggcatctgtttacagggctggctgcttgccgtgatatagccttagttgctggcacggcgttaacaccaattcccccccccccacagcgtaaaataccaattccccTTCCCCCCCTTGATTTTGACAATCTCTTTCctaacacattttttcttctgaaataagGGTCAAGATACCTGAGTTGGTCCACCTCATGCCAATTTTCTCAATTTGCAGTCTGTACCATTCTTCCACTTCATACATTGTCTTCACATTTCAGGCTGCTGTTGTCGTTTAATTGTGTTTCTTCAAGGACTCCATTACTCCTTATACAAAGCATTGCTACCATTTTCCTCAATTCATCATTTGAGGTTGAATGACTTCCTAATGATTCTGTCAGCATTTTTGCAgcatagttttgtttattttcgatGTGGGTTGCTACCCCTATGCACAACCCTCCTTATCATGGGCATGGGATCAGGCAGCAGTGGAATTATAAtaatacaattcattctatcaTTATATGATGCATTCTacagctagagagagaaaattaaaaaaattcccccCACCTTGCAGCCATCTAATATCATTTTCACATGCCCAGGAACCATCACCATTACTCATGCGAGCTCATGATGACCAGTCCTCATTTCTGGACACGGAGAGCATGAAAGATGCGGAGGTGGACACCACTAGTGACAATCTGAATGCCTCTGTAGAGGAGGCCATTCCACAGCCAGAAAAACCAGCTAAGAAGGTTAGTAAGAGTAGTGTCTCTGGAACTGTAGCTTCTTTTGTTTAAGGAGTCTAAATCATATAAACACTATTGTAAGAGATAAAtagttgaataaaaataatttccccTCAAGTCTTATTCAGGTTTAGGTGTCACTGTGATACATGTAAGGTTATAGAGGAAAATACCGTGATATTTGTTTCAGCAGAAAAGTGCAAGTGCAAGGCGACAGCCCAGTGGATACATTGTATTTGCTGGTGAAATCAGGAAGGCCATACAGAATGAAAACCCTGACAGCTCTTTTGGAGATATTAGCAGAATAGTGGGGCTGAAGGTGAGATAGGAAAATCCAGATTCCATCTCTTCActagatgtttttatttatttcaaatgtcaGCATAAAGTTGTGTTAATTGCTCTGGTGCAAAGAACTGGGCGGTGAAATTATTGTTTGGAATTATGATCTTTTGCTCATCTAAgctcttgatttttgttttgttggaaaCCTTTAGTCAGTGAATTCAATGTAGTCGGTTAATTCATTTTAGTGACCTCAGCTATGCAAACAATCTCCCATCTTTTGCATATGTTATGTGTGTATTTCAGTGGCGCACATTGTCCAAAGAAGACAAGGAAAAGTATGAGGAAAGAGCCAAGAGAATTGCAGAGGATATGGCAGCCAAGCAGCAGGAAGCAGATCGTGCTTTTAATGATTCGCTCAACCGTTCCCAGTCTCCATGGTCAGATGTCGG
Protein-coding regions in this window:
- the LOC112571961 gene encoding protein polybromo-1-like isoform X11, which translates into the protein MPLMLMNISKGKDDDVLQIGIENPDDVQEEHRRQAKEDKEDSKDGEEIGMEGDAEMESPDGKSETRMDDSEEYEQLFAAVMTARDGERNISEIFQLLPSRVKYPEYYQVIKNPIDLKMIATKIQDGKYSKLDDLERDLNLMIRNAQTYNEPKSIIFKDACTLKKIITAKKLELEYKRTGVMKTSERLRTRERTNVQRLSAVCAALRYQSEDDDTASSQMDFEGDSDGEESDSPFWALYFAVKNYTSSEGEILSQPFLKLPSKKFYPDYYKEIKKPMSLYNVRKKIKAGQYQSFGECVSDLNLIFENARKYNQDESKIYKDACTLQRVLLERKRELDKDGAEDETPLNVSPFPLAVSKRFLPSPCSPSAASKTQAVLSVSREAPQQPTDMTKTDRETDDDLMPTPKTKRRSECEVKKKTPKRAPEDGLRKRLNILYRIVYEYQDVNGRMLRNIFMGLPSRKDYPDYYQVIMEPIDMTMIEAKIKADKYPNEQALLCDFELMFNNARHYNEEGSQVYQDADTLDRILRTKWRSMSQSRALTSKRSRSKVSSPLSQKLQDMYETVRDYQDRAGRTLSTPFIKLPLKSDYPDYYEVIKKPMDMQRIQQKLLANQYESVEDMVADFVQMFDNACKYNEPESVIYKDALTLQRVVFEKKMELTAEGTNNVPDVKALVQELIRNLFISTYNSQDDEGRCYSDSFAELPELIERDKAPGDEDPPERLLTFDQIKRNIDRGRYRRMDRFQEDMFKVFEKARKFSRIDSQLYEDAVEMQLLFIKIRDELCKNGELLLTPALSYTERHLQNALETEKREKLAIEQKEDEEKKKGGESEEKLEEVKLSSDEPSENEIVYKDQTYKIGDFVYIEPREENLEPHIMVIESFHVDENGARMMKGSWFYRPPETYHLATRKFLEKEVFKSDTSHGISMSQIMGRCYVMFVKDYFKLRPEGLPDRDVYVCESRYNVRNRCFKKIKVWQVPRNDSIGIVPRDLPLVPIRVASVFATKEPSEVREPDDGDVSILEKFRENVLSEAAPEDGNTYYDQYIHSTGCLKLGDCVYVRSDRDYPLIARIDKIWTTPVGDAFFHGCWFVRPSEIEHSPTRLFYKREVFLSSIEDTNPLDSIIGKCCILHIKEYCTSRPTEMPEFDIYICESKYHELEHSIKRLGKGLKKPALSQKVTDDEIYFFRKPITLQKEPSPLLMRAHDDQSSFLDTESMKDAEVDTTSDNLNASVEEAIPQPEKPAKKQKSASARRQPSGYIVFAGEIRKAIQNENPDSSFGDISRIVGLKWRTLSKEDKEKYEERAKRIAEDMAAKQQEADRAFNDSLNRSQSPWSDVGHSSPSASSAGRPNTPGQGMVPPQPPRPPSPMFVTVPPRTQRLLHSEAYLKYIEGLNVENRTISNFKKTLIATPENTPTPNETRLPTHWLAQGAGYHGSVTNALWALRDLMLKDTLSIARTIPFEDL